One segment of Gammaproteobacteria bacterium DNA contains the following:
- the csy1 gene encoding type I-F CRISPR-associated protein Csy1, whose translation MASSTHVTGDTEQIRQAIIAFTQDRFQPKLDKLKDGDDEARRKLLAEHEPQAWIADAARRVSQIQQVTHALKFTHPDAKGSSLSAPGNVQAGEFLIGSHTLADSLPPDIVGNAAALDVYKFLRLEVDGQSLLDRAIAGDPALASALSDDADLAAQWMAAFATLPEPNGQPATHKLAKQLYWPLGEGRYHLLAPLFPTSLAQVVWAGIRKDRFSDEAKAAREAQREKRAHPNGYCEYRNLAIQKFGGTKPQNISQLNSERHGENWLLPSLPPNWQSDPIRSPFFTESVFSRRFGNRRDVKELTRILRDFLRSVAKPDFNNIRIRNKRAELVGYIRDELLQFAAEIHEIDGGWSQDERCRLNAAEQCWLDPKRASGDEAFAARWRRGDWQDEICQRFGNWLNAAISDDKKTPMGQAEAEAWQAVLDDELRMIRLELTDHD comes from the coding sequence ATGGCCTCTTCAACTCATGTAACAGGCGATACCGAGCAAATTCGGCAAGCCATAATTGCATTCACGCAAGACCGTTTCCAGCCCAAGCTTGATAAGCTCAAAGATGGCGATGATGAGGCGCGTCGAAAGCTGCTGGCCGAGCACGAGCCGCAAGCCTGGATTGCCGATGCAGCGCGGCGCGTGAGTCAAATTCAACAAGTGACTCATGCGCTTAAATTTACCCATCCTGACGCCAAGGGTTCGAGCCTTAGCGCTCCCGGCAATGTGCAAGCTGGCGAGTTTCTAATCGGTTCTCATACTCTTGCAGACTCACTGCCGCCCGATATCGTCGGTAATGCGGCAGCGCTTGATGTGTATAAATTCCTGCGCCTCGAAGTGGACGGTCAATCGCTGCTGGATCGCGCCATTGCGGGCGATCCAGCGTTGGCGTCTGCCCTGTCGGACGATGCCGACTTGGCCGCTCAGTGGATGGCTGCCTTTGCCACCTTGCCCGAACCCAACGGCCAACCGGCCACCCATAAATTAGCCAAGCAACTTTACTGGCCACTGGGCGAAGGACGCTATCACCTGCTCGCGCCCTTGTTCCCGACCTCGCTGGCGCAGGTGGTATGGGCGGGCATCCGCAAGGATCGCTTTTCCGACGAGGCCAAGGCAGCGCGAGAAGCGCAGCGCGAGAAGCGCGCTCATCCAAACGGCTATTGCGAGTATCGGAATCTCGCAATCCAGAAGTTCGGCGGCACGAAACCACAAAATATCAGCCAGTTGAATAGCGAGCGCCACGGCGAAAACTGGCTGTTGCCCTCGTTGCCCCCCAACTGGCAATCCGACCCGATCCGTTCGCCGTTTTTCACCGAAAGCGTCTTTTCCCGCCGTTTCGGCAATCGCCGCGACGTGAAGGAACTGACCCGAATCTTGCGGGATTTCCTGCGCAGTGTGGCGAAACCCGATTTCAACAATATCCGCATTCGTAACAAACGCGCGGAACTGGTGGGTTATATCCGCGATGAATTGCTGCAATTCGCTGCCGAGATCCACGAAATCGACGGGGGTTGGAGTCAGGACGAACGCTGCCGCTTGAACGCGGCGGAACAATGCTGGCTTGACCCGAAGCGCGCCAGCGGCGACGAAGCGTTTGCTGCTCGTTGGCGGCGCGGCGATTGGCAAGACGAAATTTGCCAGCGTTTTGGAAACTGGCTTAACGCCGCCATCAGTGACGACAAGAAAACACCGATGGGTCAAGCGGAAGCCGAAGCCTGGCAAGCCGTGCTGGACGATGAATTGCGCATGATCCGCCTGGAGTTGACCGACCATGATTAG
- the csy2 gene encoding type I-F CRISPR-associated protein Csy2 yields the protein MISPLIDGGGLLILPRLQIQNANAISGPLTWGFPAPTAFIGFAHALERRLSEGSPYDFGEVREGFDGVGIVCHGFQPQITQPAGRRTQVFNLTRNPVGKDGMPTALIEEGRIHLEITLIIVVKDGFGEYDGDEFARMAHHITLGMRLAGGSLLPARSGERYAAQWQVLPDDLDGQKDLFSKLRRRLLPGYALVQRQDLLVERLAEIRVTRPDATALDTLLDLSRLNIEPVGPDPTKPQETLWQVRKRPGWLVPLPIGYAGISPLYRPGEVENARDDHTPFRFVESLYSLGQWIGPHHLEHLRQLLWNTEDDAENGIYRCVNHYSEATSNARADLV from the coding sequence ATGATTAGCCCATTGATCGATGGGGGCGGCTTGCTCATCCTGCCGCGCCTTCAAATCCAGAACGCCAACGCGATTTCTGGCCCGTTGACCTGGGGCTTCCCCGCGCCGACTGCGTTTATCGGCTTCGCTCACGCCTTGGAACGGCGTTTGTCCGAAGGTTCGCCCTATGATTTTGGCGAGGTGCGGGAAGGCTTTGACGGGGTCGGTATCGTTTGCCACGGGTTTCAACCTCAGATTACCCAGCCTGCTGGACGACGCACTCAAGTTTTCAATCTGACCCGCAACCCGGTCGGCAAGGATGGTATGCCTACCGCCTTGATCGAGGAAGGCCGCATTCACCTGGAAATCACGCTGATCATCGTCGTGAAGGATGGTTTTGGCGAATACGATGGCGATGAATTCGCCAGAATGGCTCACCATATCACGCTGGGGATGCGGTTGGCCGGCGGCAGCCTTCTTCCGGCCCGGTCAGGCGAGCGCTATGCAGCGCAATGGCAGGTCTTGCCCGATGATTTGGACGGGCAAAAGGATCTCTTTAGCAAATTGCGCCGCCGCTTGCTACCCGGTTACGCCCTAGTACAGCGGCAAGACCTGCTGGTCGAGCGGTTGGCCGAAATCCGCGTGACCCGGCCTGACGCCACCGCCTTGGATACCTTGCTGGATCTCTCCCGGCTCAACATCGAGCCGGTCGGCCCTGACCCCACCAAACCGCAAGAAACACTCTGGCAAGTCCGTAAACGGCCAGGCTGGTTGGTTCCGCTACCGATTGGCTACGCGGGTATTTCGCCCCTTTACCGGCCAGGCGAGGTCGAGAATGCCCGCGATGACCACACGCCCTTCCGCTTCGTGGAAAGTCTGTATTCGCTAGGCCAGTGGATCGGCCCTCACCATCTCGAACACTTACGCCAACTGCTCTGGAACACCGAAGACGACGCCGAAAACGGTATTTACCGCTGCGTCAATCACTACTCCGAAGCCACTTCCAACGCCCGCGCTGACCTCGTATAA
- the csy3 gene encoding type I-F CRISPR-associated protein Csy3 — MAKTELKTASVLAFERKLDPSDALFSAGRWEDRNNGERWSTFGVREKSVRGTISNRLATKDQDPAKLDASIQSPNLQTVDVATLPNDADTLRIRFTLRVLGGAGTPSACNNADYQEKLQRTVQEYAKQVGFSELARRYACNLADGRFLWRNRVGAEQVEVRIHHLTQGETNQAWIFDAQDFSLRNFDVTPHAQTDLQSLATVIEQGLAGKDYVLLEVVAYARVGDGQEVYPSQELILDRGDKKGQKSKTLYSVGGVAAIHSQKIGNALRTIDTWYPNEEGIEIGPIAIEPYGSVTSQGKAYRQPKDKADFYNLLDSWVLKDKAPDIGNQHYVMATLIRGGVFGEKD, encoded by the coding sequence ATGGCTAAAACCGAACTGAAAACCGCCTCTGTCCTCGCTTTTGAACGCAAACTGGACCCGTCCGATGCACTCTTCAGCGCCGGTCGTTGGGAGGACCGGAACAATGGTGAACGGTGGAGCACATTTGGTGTGCGCGAAAAATCCGTGCGCGGCACCATTTCCAACCGCCTGGCCACTAAGGACCAGGACCCCGCTAAGCTGGATGCTTCGATCCAGTCGCCCAACCTGCAAACTGTGGATGTCGCGACCCTGCCCAATGATGCGGATACCTTGCGCATCCGGTTTACCCTGCGCGTGCTCGGCGGTGCTGGCACGCCATCGGCTTGCAACAACGCCGACTATCAAGAGAAATTGCAACGCACCGTGCAGGAATACGCGAAACAGGTAGGGTTTTCTGAGTTGGCCCGTCGCTACGCTTGCAATTTGGCCGATGGTCGCTTCCTGTGGCGCAATCGAGTTGGAGCGGAACAGGTGGAGGTTCGGATTCATCATCTGACCCAAGGCGAAACCAATCAAGCCTGGATCTTTGACGCGCAGGACTTTTCCCTGCGGAATTTCGATGTCACCCCTCACGCTCAGACCGATCTGCAATCCTTGGCCACCGTCATCGAGCAGGGTTTGGCGGGCAAGGACTATGTGTTGCTGGAAGTGGTCGCCTATGCTCGCGTCGGCGATGGGCAGGAAGTCTATCCTTCACAGGAGTTGATCCTCGACCGGGGCGACAAGAAGGGCCAGAAGAGCAAAACGCTTTACAGCGTGGGCGGTGTGGCCGCCATCCATAGTCAGAAAATCGGCAACGCCTTGCGTACCATCGATACCTGGTATCCCAACGAAGAGGGTATCGAAATTGGCCCCATCGCCATCGAGCCTTATGGTTCCGTGACTTCGCAAGGCAAAGCCTACCGCCAACCCAAGGATAAAGCAGACTTCTATAACCTGCTGGATAGCTGGGTGCTCAAGGATAAGGCGCCAGATATCGGCAACCAGCATTATGTGATGGCGACGCTGATTCGTGGCGGTGTCTTTGGCGAGAAGGATTGA
- the cas6f gene encoding type I-F CRISPR-associated endoribonuclease Cas6/Csy4, translating into MDAYLEIRLLPDPEFPPTTLMNALFSKLHRGLVAHGGRNIGVSFPDVGKNGRSLGERLRLHGSRAELEKLMTSNWLVGMRDHATVSEITEVPACAKQRMVRRVQAKSSPERQRRRLIARKGITTEQAMQSIPDGAAEKLNLPYLILTSQSTGQQFRLFVEHLAIQEQAVKGEFGAYGLSSIATIPWF; encoded by the coding sequence ATGGACGCCTACCTTGAAATCCGGCTCCTGCCTGACCCGGAATTCCCGCCGACCACGTTGATGAACGCTCTTTTCAGCAAATTGCACCGTGGACTGGTGGCGCATGGCGGGCGCAATATCGGCGTGAGTTTCCCGGATGTCGGAAAGAATGGCCGATCCTTGGGTGAACGCTTGCGCTTGCACGGTAGCAGGGCCGAGCTGGAAAAGCTGATGACCTCTAACTGGTTGGTGGGAATGCGGGATCATGCAACCGTGAGCGAGATTACCGAGGTTCCTGCTTGCGCCAAACAGCGCATGGTGAGGCGTGTTCAGGCGAAAAGCAGCCCGGAGCGGCAACGACGGCGATTGATCGCCCGGAAGGGCATCACCACTGAGCAGGCCATGCAGTCTATTCCAGACGGTGCGGCGGAAAAGTTGAATCTGCCCTATCTGATTTTGACCAGCCAGAGCACTGGCCAGCAGTTTCGTTTGTTCGTGGAGCATCTGGCTATCCAAGAACAAGCGGTGAAGGGAGAGTTTGGTGCCTATGGCTTAAGTTCGATAGCAACGATTCCGTGGTTTTGA
- a CDS encoding aspartate/glutamate racemase family protein: MKTIGLIGGMSWESTVPYYRIINETVRERLGGMHSARLILYSVDFADIERRQQAGAWDEAGTLLADTARALEAAGAEGLALCTNTMHKVAPTIEAAVSLPLLHIADPTAAAVKQAGFHTVGLLGTRFTMEQDFYRGRLMERHGLTVIIPDLADRETVHRIIYEELCRGEVREDSRAQYRAILQRCMVAGAEGIILGCTEIGLLVKPTDAPVPLFDTTYLHARSVAEWALADDPGCPSDAAPEAKRSAFYGPASATATAP, encoded by the coding sequence ATGAAAACCATCGGCCTGATCGGCGGCATGAGTTGGGAATCCACCGTGCCGTATTACCGGATCATCAACGAAACGGTTCGGGAACGCCTGGGCGGAATGCATTCCGCCCGGCTGATCCTGTACAGCGTGGATTTTGCCGACATCGAACGGCGGCAACAGGCCGGGGCGTGGGATGAAGCCGGGACCCTTCTGGCGGACACGGCCCGCGCTCTGGAAGCCGCTGGAGCCGAGGGACTGGCGCTGTGTACGAACACCATGCATAAGGTTGCGCCGACGATTGAGGCGGCGGTGTCCCTTCCGCTGTTGCACATCGCCGATCCCACGGCAGCGGCGGTGAAACAGGCCGGATTCCACACCGTGGGGTTGCTCGGCACCCGGTTCACCATGGAACAGGACTTCTACCGGGGCCGGTTGATGGAGCGGCATGGTCTGACGGTGATCATTCCCGACCTCGCGGATCGAGAGACGGTCCATCGCATCATCTACGAAGAGTTGTGTCGGGGTGAAGTCCGCGAGGATTCACGGGCGCAGTACCGCGCGATCCTACAGCGCTGCATGGTGGCTGGGGCCGAAGGGATCATTCTGGGCTGTACCGAGATCGGCTTACTGGTCAAGCCGACGGATGCACCGGTTCCGCTGTTTGACACCACGTACCTTCATGCCCGTTCTGTGGCGGAATGGGCGTTAGCTGACGATCCCGGTTGCCCCTCGGACGCCGCTCCTGAAGCGAAGCGAAGCGCCTTTTACGGGCCTGCTTCGGCAACGGCCACCGCGCCATGA
- a CDS encoding putative molybdenum carrier protein, which produces MWNRSSFCLKVQKIISGGQTGVDRAALDVALALGLDVGGWCPKGRRAEDGRIPDRYPLTETAEMDYETRTRRNIEDSDGTLILNRGKMEGGTALTADLARQIGKPCLIVALEEGIEPATFQDWLVANSITVLNVAGPRESKRPGMYDAAYDCLKSLFGSP; this is translated from the coding sequence ATGTGGAATAGAAGCAGTTTTTGTCTCAAGGTGCAGAAAATCATCAGTGGTGGCCAGACCGGCGTCGACCGGGCGGCGCTTGATGTCGCCTTGGCCCTGGGCTTGGATGTCGGCGGCTGGTGCCCGAAAGGACGGCGAGCCGAGGACGGGCGGATTCCCGACCGCTACCCCCTGACGGAAACGGCGGAGATGGACTATGAAACCCGCACCCGGCGCAACATCGAAGATTCGGATGGGACGCTCATTCTCAATCGGGGTAAGATGGAAGGCGGTACGGCATTAACCGCTGACTTGGCCCGGCAAATCGGCAAGCCGTGTCTGATCGTGGCGTTGGAGGAAGGGATCGAACCAGCAACGTTCCAGGACTGGCTGGTAGCCAACTCCATCACTGTGCTGAACGTCGCCGGCCCGCGCGAGAGTAAACGGCCAGGGATGTACGATGCGGCCTACGACTGTTTAAAATCGCTGTTTGGATCACCATGA
- a CDS encoding group II truncated hemoglobin, giving the protein MKTQIDDRPRYGVGDASYQVAGGEAGIRKLVDAFYDAMERLPEAEKIRKMHPADLTVSRDKLTLFLCGWLNGPALYTQKYGPIRIPQAHRHLEIGRSERDAWLRCMQEALKTQPYAAAFKEYLLEQLYVPAERSRNQE; this is encoded by the coding sequence TTGAAGACGCAGATCGACGACAGACCCCGATATGGAGTAGGCGATGCCTCCTATCAAGTCGCCGGCGGTGAAGCGGGGATTAGAAAGCTGGTGGACGCTTTTTACGATGCGATGGAACGCTTGCCCGAAGCGGAAAAGATTCGAAAAATGCACCCTGCTGACCTGACCGTTTCCCGCGACAAGTTGACGCTGTTTTTATGTGGCTGGTTGAATGGTCCCGCTCTATATACCCAAAAATATGGGCCGATCCGCATTCCTCAAGCGCATCGCCATTTGGAAATCGGACGAAGTGAGCGGGACGCCTGGTTGCGATGTATGCAGGAAGCCCTGAAAACCCAGCCCTACGCGGCGGCCTTCAAAGAATATCTGCTGGAGCAGCTCTATGTGCCTGCCGAGCGAAGCCGAAACCAGGAGTAA
- a CDS encoding helix-turn-helix transcriptional regulator has product MPTVSQILSTLMDRAGLTDNELSDRVGVPQPTISRIRNGAIRDPRDSTLRPLAQYFGLSVSQLRGDMPLPADRMKVAANEEVTEVSADALRLAMAIEALTSEERGALQTLVDALSQPKGCETRLHVGSR; this is encoded by the coding sequence ATGCCTACAGTGTCACAAATATTATCGACGCTGATGGATCGTGCGGGGCTGACGGATAACGAATTGTCAGATCGTGTAGGTGTTCCTCAACCTACGATCTCGCGGATTCGGAATGGAGCCATCCGGGATCCTCGGGATAGCACGTTGCGCCCTCTAGCTCAGTATTTCGGTCTATCCGTCTCACAGTTGCGGGGTGATATGCCGTTACCAGCGGATCGGATGAAGGTGGCGGCGAATGAAGAGGTGACGGAAGTGAGCGCGGATGCCCTTCGCCTGGCGATGGCGATTGAAGCGCTTACTTCTGAGGAACGGGGCGCGTTGCAGACGCTTGTTGATGCGCTTTCTCAGCCGAAAGGTTGTGAAACTCGATTGCATGTCGGTAGTCGTTGA
- a CDS encoding helix-turn-helix transcriptional regulator, which produces MNAQHTIKKLRGAGWSDAAIARAVGCSQPTITRIRNGKSDPRESTACELQKLLANQPVTPPAPLENAA; this is translated from the coding sequence ATGAACGCCCAACACACCATTAAAAAACTTAGAGGAGCCGGCTGGAGTGACGCCGCTATTGCCCGGGCTGTCGGTTGCAGCCAACCCACCATCACGCGGATTCGTAACGGCAAAAGCGATCCACGCGAATCAACCGCCTGCGAGCTGCAAAAGCTACTGGCGAATCAACCCGTCACCCCACCCGCACCGCTTGAAAATGCGGCTTAA
- a CDS encoding IS630 family transposase: protein MLTLDDIIDSKENLEMKRALAVRMVLLGFKTKDICKLLGVSDAFVSKWKIIYENEGPEALRIQYKGGKGFLTEDERYEIIYHLRNLPHCTVEELKDYIERHYGVVYQSWQSYYDFLKEAGFSWHRSQAMNPKHNETEVLLKQEEIKTQLEACQAKIVSGEVIVLIEDECHLIWRDTLGYIWGWCNERTEAPIQNVKQRQTYYGVLNLYDQKFILNPYASGNGKNTIEFIKYLQRLYPDKKLIIIWDGATYHHSKEMRAYLNQVNQGLEEKDWKITCIILAPNAPEQNPVEDVWLAGKNFLRKHFYENNTFYKVKMSFLNFLNNKVFNLGKRGWYMNIPQPV, encoded by the coding sequence ATGTTAACACTAGATGACATTATCGATTCGAAAGAAAATCTGGAAATGAAAAGAGCATTAGCGGTCAGGATGGTGCTCCTTGGGTTCAAAACAAAGGATATTTGTAAACTGTTAGGCGTTTCAGATGCTTTTGTAAGCAAATGGAAAATCATTTACGAAAACGAAGGTCCAGAAGCCCTACGAATTCAATATAAAGGGGGTAAAGGGTTTTTAACAGAGGATGAGCGTTATGAAATTATCTATCATTTAAGAAACCTTCCTCATTGTACAGTTGAAGAATTGAAAGATTATATTGAGCGCCATTACGGTGTAGTTTATCAATCTTGGCAATCTTACTATGATTTTCTAAAAGAAGCGGGATTCAGTTGGCATCGAAGCCAAGCCATGAATCCGAAGCATAACGAAACGGAAGTGCTTTTAAAGCAGGAAGAGATCAAGACTCAACTTGAGGCGTGTCAGGCTAAGATTGTATCCGGTGAAGTTATTGTTCTTATTGAAGACGAATGTCACTTAATTTGGAGAGATACGCTGGGTTATATTTGGGGTTGGTGTAATGAAAGAACGGAGGCACCGATACAAAATGTGAAACAAAGACAGACCTATTATGGGGTATTAAATCTGTATGATCAGAAATTTATTCTTAATCCTTATGCTTCTGGAAACGGGAAGAATACGATTGAATTTATCAAGTATTTACAGAGGCTCTACCCTGATAAGAAGTTGATTATTATTTGGGATGGAGCCACCTACCATCATAGTAAAGAAATGCGGGCTTATCTGAATCAAGTCAATCAAGGTCTTGAAGAAAAAGACTGGAAAATAACTTGTATTATTTTAGCTCCCAATGCACCGGAACAAAATCCGGTTGAAGATGTCTGGTTAGCGGGCAAAAATTTTCTAAGAAAGCACTTTTATGAGAACAACACTTTCTATAAAGTTAAAATGAGTTTTTTAAATTTTCTTAATAATAAAGTTTTCAATCTTGGAAAGCGTGGTTGGTATATGAATATTCCACAACCTGTATAG
- a CDS encoding ATP-binding protein: protein MRQALHEQLQMPDSDQLSFTDRLSLLVDRELTERANRRLQYRLQQARLPQQACREDLDYQHPRGLDKTLIQHLLGERWLVEHLNCLITGPTGVGKTWIACALAQHACRLGYTARYVRLPRLLPELALARADGRYPKLLREYAKAHVLVIDDWGLTPLTSEGRRDLLEILDDRHHRQSTLVTSQLPVASWHAYLDEPTLADALLDRLVHNAYTLNLTGESLRKRKTPLTNSITEQ from the coding sequence ATGCGTCAGGCCTTGCACGAGCAACTCCAGATGCCCGATAGCGATCAGCTCAGCTTTACGGATCGCTTGAGTCTCCTGGTTGATCGCGAACTGACCGAACGCGCGAATCGTCGCCTCCAGTACCGCTTACAGCAAGCCCGTTTGCCCCAGCAAGCCTGCCGGGAAGACCTGGATTACCAACATCCCCGGGGCCTGGATAAAACCCTCATCCAGCATCTGCTCGGTGAACGCTGGCTTGTGGAGCATCTCAACTGCCTGATTACCGGCCCCACCGGCGTGGGGAAAACATGGATTGCTTGTGCCTTGGCTCAGCATGCGTGTCGTCTGGGCTATACCGCGCGCTATGTCCGTTTGCCCCGCTTGCTCCCTGAACTGGCGTTGGCCCGCGCCGATGGCCGCTATCCCAAGCTGCTACGCGAGTACGCTAAAGCACACGTGTTGGTCATCGATGACTGGGGCTTAACACCGCTCACCAGCGAGGGCCGCCGTGATCTTCTGGAAATCCTCGATGACCGGCATCACCGTCAATCCACCCTCGTGACCAGCCAGTTGCCCGTGGCAAGCTGGCACGCCTATCTGGACGAACCCACTCTGGCTGATGCCCTCCTCGATCGGCTCGTCCATAACGCCTACACCCTCAACCTGACCGGAGAATCCTTACGAAAACGTAAAACCCCCTTGACGAACTCCATCACGGAACAGTAA
- a CDS encoding IS982 family transposase yields MPLEDFIITVFCWVDEHLNALLGDHCLRSRGFAPKLNDSEVITMEVVGEFLGLDTDVGIWKYFGRHWPSWFPELGSRTTFAQQAANLWVIKQGLHQQLLIELGAATDPIRLVDGCPLPLCVLTRAPHCRLFPAVADFGYCAAKKQYYYGLHGHLMVTIHGVITAWTVTPATGDEREALWDLTEGVQGWVIGDKGYLSAFLQTELATTGIDLQTPLRANMIDPRPPWAVQQLTRTRRLVETVIGQLTEPFHFEKIRARDVWHLTSRIARKVLAHTLGIFMNRQVGRSDLQFEGLIA; encoded by the coding sequence ATGCCGCTCGAAGACTTTATCATCACGGTGTTTTGTTGGGTAGACGAACACCTGAATGCCCTGCTCGGGGATCACTGCTTACGCTCGCGAGGCTTCGCCCCCAAGCTGAATGATAGTGAAGTGATCACGATGGAAGTCGTCGGCGAGTTCTTAGGGCTGGATACGGATGTGGGCATCTGGAAGTACTTCGGTCGTCATTGGCCGTCGTGGTTCCCGGAACTCGGATCGCGGACGACGTTTGCCCAGCAGGCGGCGAATCTGTGGGTGATCAAGCAGGGGCTTCATCAGCAGCTGCTGATCGAGTTGGGGGCGGCGACGGACCCGATTCGCTTGGTGGATGGTTGCCCTCTGCCCCTCTGTGTGTTGACCCGTGCCCCGCACTGTCGGTTATTTCCTGCGGTGGCGGATTTTGGCTATTGTGCGGCAAAGAAGCAGTACTATTACGGGCTTCACGGTCATCTGATGGTCACGATCCATGGCGTCATCACGGCGTGGACGGTGACGCCCGCTACGGGTGATGAACGCGAGGCGTTGTGGGATTTGACCGAAGGTGTTCAGGGTTGGGTGATCGGCGACAAAGGTTACCTGAGCGCCTTTCTTCAGACGGAACTGGCCACGACCGGGATTGACTTGCAAACCCCCTTGCGGGCCAACATGATCGATCCGCGTCCCCCGTGGGCTGTCCAGCAGCTTACGAGAACCCGCCGCCTCGTGGAAACGGTCATCGGTCAGCTCACCGAGCCATTCCATTTTGAGAAAATCCGGGCGCGGGATGTGTGGCACTTGACGAGTCGGATCGCCCGAAAAGTCTTAGCGCACACCTTGGGTATTTTCATGAACCGACAAGTCGGTCGGTCAGACCTCCAGTTTGAGGGCCTGATCGCCTGA